The DNA sequence TTATGTCAGGGATCTAAGGGGCGTTTATTCTTTGAATGAATCTCCGAGCAATGTAAAAAAAAAATAAATAAAGTAAAGATTTATAAATAAATAAGTCAAACTTGCAGCAAAAAATTACAAATTTTATCCATCAAATCAACTAATAGTCTTATTGCCAAACAGAGCTTATAACTTTTAGAATTGACTAAACAACACTACAAATAATAGAAGATAAGTGTTGTGTCTTCTTGAAAAATAGAATATTATATAGCAATCCTATTTAGGTTGTGGTAATTTTCAAAAATGAAACCCTTGCTATACCTGAGTTTTGAACATTTCGCTTGTTGCATCCTATTTAGGATTGCTATAGTACTGCTCAAGAAAAACCACCCATCATGACACCGAAAATAAAAGTAGGCTTTCATCTTGAAAATAAAGGTCATCCTCAGGTTGACTTAAGAATTCCCGAAAAAGGGAATCCCGGCATTGGTGGAACTCAATTTACTACACTGGCTACAGCCTATTACTTAAATCAACTTTATCCCGATCAGCTTGAGATCTTGCTCCTGGCAAATCACCTAGAACTTTTTCCACCATCGTTAAGTGTGTGCCATGCGGAATCTCTTGTAGATGCAGCCATAAAAAGTGAAAAAGAAGGCTGCGATATCTTTATTTTCAAATCGGCTGGTGGAGGTGATCAAATATATGATCAACTTCGTAAACTAAAAATAAAAGCCGTAGCTCGTTCAAACAATACACCGGATCGAAGCAAATTAAATCAAATAGCTGATTGTTCTCAAATTAAAGCCCATGTTTGTGTAGGACATGAACAGCTTGATTTGTTACGAGATCATAGAGTATTTCCAAAATCTACTCGGATTTTCAATCCATTTAATGTTGAATATTTTAAGCCTAAAACAGATATAGTTAAATCCGGAAATACTGTAGTATTTGTCGGGAACATTATTTATTCTAAAGGCTTTCATCATCTAGCTAGAGTTTGGAAAAAAATTATTCAAGCTAAATCTGATGCTAAGCTAGTTGTCATCGGAAGTGGTCAACTTTATGATCGCAATCAATTACTAGGCAAATGGGGCGTTGCTGAAGAAGCGTATGAAGCCAAGTGGATACGCCCCTTTTTATCTGATGAAAATGGCAACTTACTCGATTCTGTAAATTTTTTGGGGTTACTGGGGGAAGAGAAAATTGGAATTTTGCAACAGGCTGATGTAGGTGTTGCTAATCCATCAGGGCTTACAGAAACATTTTGTTCAGTGGCTGTGGAGTTTCAAGCCTGTGGAACTCCTGTTGTTTCTGGAGCTAACGGTGGACTCCTTGACACTGTGATTCATGGAAAAACCGGATTACTGGGACATAATGATCGGGATCTAGTTAGAAATATCTTATATCTGTTAAATAATCCTTCAATAGCTCAGCAATTTGGTGAAAACGGACTAAAGTTTGTCCAAGAAAAATTTGATTATCGTGAAAATGCGAGACAGTGGTTAGCCTTATTTATTGATATTGATCATGATCGACTACCCCAGCAACCTGCCATGAAACCAAATTACATGTATAACGCTAAGTTTATTCGGGAAAGTATGCGAATTATGAAGCAATTTATGCCTTTTCTACATCCAGCGCCTGCTTTAATTGAAATTAAGCCTCTACTGAAAACTTATTTGAAGAAAATTAAGTAATGCCCTATTTTGCTGTAGAAAGAGACAGTTATAAAAGAACCCTGTCTGAGGTAGACAGTAGGAGCAGCAGGTTTAGTCTCTCAATTTCGGTATCACCGATTGATCAAGCATTTTAGATTGTTCCTTGCGGCTTACACTCATTTGGTGAAGGTCTATACTTAAGCGGACGACTACAAAAATGTAATAACACCAAAAATCACTAAAATCTATGATACGATTGTTGGTTAATGCTGGCATAATTAAGTACATCA is a window from the Coleofasciculus chthonoplastes PCC 7420 genome containing:
- a CDS encoding glycosyltransferase family 4 protein; its protein translation is MTPKIKVGFHLENKGHPQVDLRIPEKGNPGIGGTQFTTLATAYYLNQLYPDQLEILLLANHLELFPPSLSVCHAESLVDAAIKSEKEGCDIFIFKSAGGGDQIYDQLRKLKIKAVARSNNTPDRSKLNQIADCSQIKAHVCVGHEQLDLLRDHRVFPKSTRIFNPFNVEYFKPKTDIVKSGNTVVFVGNIIYSKGFHHLARVWKKIIQAKSDAKLVVIGSGQLYDRNQLLGKWGVAEEAYEAKWIRPFLSDENGNLLDSVNFLGLLGEEKIGILQQADVGVANPSGLTETFCSVAVEFQACGTPVVSGANGGLLDTVIHGKTGLLGHNDRDLVRNILYLLNNPSIAQQFGENGLKFVQEKFDYRENARQWLALFIDIDHDRLPQQPAMKPNYMYNAKFIRESMRIMKQFMPFLHPAPALIEIKPLLKTYLKKIK